The Bacteroidota bacterium genome window below encodes:
- a CDS encoding helix-turn-helix domain-containing protein yields the protein MIFIAGMTIAVFFEFLLIGKKNKSRPEIILILWMFLITLHLFIFYLWYSEEIYHYPFLLGVSYPFPLLHGVFLYLYVGTLTNQLPKRKTFLILHAFPAVVMYLFLIPFFVLSADEKISIFKSLGAGYELFRTISTFAVSVSGIVYIVWSSLLLRNHRRRILDRFSYQHKIDLQWLQILTWGMGGIWLLVLFTNDTVIFMGVVVFVFMVGFFGIRQARIFPATTEPMQEDEVKEKYAKSGLSDEQAERLYRELTRLMTGESMYKKSELSVDDLATRLNVHSNTLSQVINEKAEKNFYDFVNHYRLEEFKRMVSDPKNRNLTLMSLAFDCGFNSKSSFNRHFKKITGQTPSEYIASVNTP from the coding sequence ATGATCTTTATTGCAGGAATGACTATAGCGGTGTTCTTTGAATTCTTGCTTATTGGCAAGAAGAACAAATCCAGACCGGAAATAATCCTTATACTCTGGATGTTTCTGATTACGCTGCATCTCTTCATCTTCTATCTCTGGTACAGCGAAGAAATTTATCATTACCCTTTCCTGCTGGGAGTCAGCTACCCTTTTCCGCTGCTCCACGGTGTATTCCTGTATCTGTACGTCGGTACACTTACCAACCAGCTGCCGAAACGTAAAACCTTCCTGATCCTCCATGCCTTCCCTGCTGTTGTCATGTATCTCTTTTTGATACCATTCTTCGTATTATCAGCGGACGAGAAAATTTCCATTTTTAAAAGCCTGGGTGCGGGATACGAGCTTTTCCGGACGATATCAACGTTTGCGGTCAGTGTTTCCGGTATTGTGTACATCGTTTGGTCAAGTCTGCTCCTTAGAAATCATCGCCGTCGTATCCTTGACCGATTTTCCTATCAGCACAAGATCGATCTCCAGTGGTTGCAGATTCTCACCTGGGGCATGGGGGGAATCTGGTTGTTGGTTCTCTTCACCAACGATACAGTTATTTTCATGGGAGTGGTTGTCTTCGTCTTCATGGTTGGTTTTTTTGGTATCCGCCAAGCGAGAATCTTTCCGGCAACCACAGAACCGATGCAGGAGGATGAAGTAAAAGAAAAATATGCAAAATCTGGACTGAGCGACGAGCAGGCAGAACGACTGTATCGGGAACTGACTCGCTTGATGACCGGCGAATCGATGTACAAAAAGAGCGAACTTTCCGTGGATGACCTTGCAACACGACTCAATGTCCACTCCAATACTCTTTCCCAGGTGATCAATGAGAAAGCGGAAAAAAACTTCTACGACTTTGTTAATCACTACCGCCTTGAAGAATTCAAACGGATGGTTTCAGATCCAAAAAACCGAAATCTCACATTGATGTCGCTCGCGTTCGACTGTGGATTCAACTCGAAATCCTCCTTTAACCGGCATTTCAAAAAAATTACCGGCCAAACTCCCTCCGAATATATCGCTTCCGTAAACACTCCATAA
- a CDS encoding amidohydrolase family protein — MDTTYNRLRLNIGLIICLLSVHAAAQNNTALVFTHAGIISMTKEEVLRDYSVVVRDGKITEVGPSATVTLPPGATVIDATGKFLIPALSDMHVHVEGDAWNIMYPKEKQFSRNEIRFEDILFLYIAYGITTVNIMSALHEHIPLRENIEQNKLIAPRLVLSRMIDGAGKAWPPPISTWVTGADEAKKAVLEMHHHGYDMVKVYSFLDKISYDTIIATARSLSMPVVGHIPLSTSPEYVVAAGQKMIAHSEEVMKFAKQYNAAEVDHYASLFAASDTWVTTTLILHRNLNALLRNSDEELTKPGTEYLHPMATGIWNYIYQNLYKPIPTKNREALIDGYKNFQRPFVYELNKRGGKLLIGTDALIPSTLPGISLHEELKELVDAGLTPFEALKIATTNTFDFLGERDRAGTIEQGMAANLLLLEKNPLEDITSTRTILGVMTQNRWISKKDIEIRLTTIRESYATIRKR, encoded by the coding sequence ATGGATACAACATACAATCGCCTGCGTTTGAATATTGGATTGATCATATGCTTGTTGTCGGTTCATGCAGCGGCACAGAACAACACAGCACTCGTGTTCACCCATGCCGGTATAATTTCAATGACGAAAGAAGAGGTTCTCAGAGATTATTCTGTTGTGGTAAGAGACGGTAAGATTACGGAAGTGGGTCCGTCAGCTACGGTGACCCTTCCCCCCGGTGCAACCGTCATTGATGCAACGGGGAAATTTTTGATCCCTGCATTATCGGATATGCATGTGCATGTCGAAGGTGATGCTTGGAATATCATGTACCCGAAGGAAAAGCAATTTTCCCGTAATGAAATCCGTTTTGAAGATATTCTCTTTCTCTACATCGCTTACGGTATTACCACCGTGAACATCATGTCTGCCCTTCACGAACACATACCGTTGAGGGAGAACATTGAGCAGAACAAATTGATCGCTCCCCGACTCGTTCTATCCAGGATGATTGACGGTGCGGGAAAAGCGTGGCCTCCTCCCATTAGCACATGGGTTACCGGCGCTGACGAAGCAAAAAAGGCGGTGCTGGAAATGCATCATCACGGGTATGACATGGTGAAGGTCTATTCCTTTTTGGATAAGATTTCTTACGATACCATCATCGCCACGGCACGCTCGCTCTCTATGCCGGTAGTTGGACATATTCCCCTTTCCACGTCTCCGGAATATGTCGTTGCGGCAGGACAAAAAATGATCGCCCATTCCGAAGAAGTCATGAAATTTGCAAAACAGTACAATGCTGCAGAAGTCGATCATTATGCTTCGCTCTTCGCCGCCAGTGATACGTGGGTCACCACTACATTAATCCTTCATCGTAATCTCAACGCACTGTTGAGGAATTCCGATGAAGAACTGACCAAGCCCGGCACCGAATACCTTCATCCGATGGCAACCGGCATCTGGAATTACATTTATCAAAACTTGTACAAGCCTATCCCGACGAAAAACCGGGAGGCCTTAATCGACGGATACAAAAACTTTCAGCGGCCGTTCGTTTATGAACTCAATAAACGGGGAGGCAAATTGTTGATCGGAACTGACGCTTTAATTCCTTCCACCTTGCCAGGCATTTCTCTCCATGAAGAGTTAAAGGAATTAGTCGATGCAGGATTGACTCCGTTCGAAGCATTGAAGATCGCCACAACAAATACGTTTGATTTTCTTGGCGAACGCGACAGGGCCGGCACCATCGAACAAGGGATGGCGGCGAATCTGCTGCTCCTTGAAAAAAATCCGCTGGAGGATATTACTTCTACAAGGACAATTCTTGGTGTGATGACACAGAACCGATGGATATCGAAAAAAGATATCGAGATTCGGTTAACAACGATTCGTGAATCCTATGCAACAATACGAAAGCGGTAA
- a CDS encoding alpha-amylase family glycosyl hydrolase: protein MKHTTAMYFLLACVLIGIQPDKAISQGHSAWSYNLSVYEVNVRQYTKEGTFAAFGKHLDRLKDLGVGVVWFMPIHPIGSKNRLGSLGSYYSVKDYYAVNPEFGTLNDLKAVVDSIHSKGMHVLMDWVANHTAWDNGLTLTHPEWYEKNGSGNFIAPHGTNWSDVIQLDFTNQELRNYMIGAMKYWIATAKIDGFRCDAASFVPIDFWTQAITELKTLYPDIMMIAEDDGAKYYPAGFDITYAWSFYGFGNGLLTRLANGSNNANNLSAYVQNESASFGGNALRMYFTSNHDENSWYGTDTELFGSAAESFIAFSLVFRSVPLIYGGQETGLNHRLKFFDKDSIVWQTHPLANRYRALLRTKRYNSALWNGAVGASLVRLATSDDQNVFAFVRQKGADKVCGIFNVSNSQRTVTVSAESYSDTYHDIFNDSAKTVTQNYSITLPAWGYAVYEKRGSTEGAAADNIRPTKFSVSQNYPNPFNPSTRILYSLPEESRVTLTIFNSLGIAVANLVNKIQQPGEHTVVWNTHLASGVYFYRMEMVPVYGQDNRFMEVKRMLHLK, encoded by the coding sequence ATGAAACATACCACCGCAATGTATTTCTTACTTGCTTGTGTTTTGATTGGGATACAGCCGGATAAGGCGATTTCTCAGGGTCACAGCGCATGGAGTTATAATCTCAGCGTTTATGAAGTGAACGTGCGGCAGTACACGAAGGAAGGAACCTTTGCCGCCTTCGGGAAACATCTCGATCGTCTCAAAGATCTCGGTGTCGGCGTGGTGTGGTTTATGCCGATTCATCCGATCGGGTCAAAAAACAGGCTGGGGAGTCTCGGCAGTTATTATTCTGTCAAAGATTACTACGCTGTCAATCCAGAATTCGGCACGCTGAATGATCTAAAAGCGGTTGTCGATTCGATCCATTCCAAAGGCATGCATGTTCTTATGGATTGGGTCGCCAATCATACAGCGTGGGATAATGGATTGACACTGACGCATCCTGAATGGTATGAAAAGAACGGCAGCGGTAATTTTATCGCTCCGCACGGCACAAACTGGAGCGACGTGATTCAACTTGATTTCACCAACCAGGAGCTGCGGAACTATATGATCGGTGCGATGAAATACTGGATCGCGACGGCAAAGATCGACGGCTTTCGCTGCGATGCGGCAAGCTTTGTTCCGATCGATTTTTGGACGCAGGCGATCACCGAATTAAAAACATTATATCCTGACATTATGATGATTGCTGAGGACGATGGTGCAAAGTACTATCCTGCAGGATTTGATATCACCTATGCCTGGAGTTTTTATGGTTTTGGCAATGGTCTTTTGACCCGTCTTGCGAATGGATCCAATAACGCGAACAATTTGTCTGCATATGTGCAGAATGAAAGTGCGTCGTTCGGTGGGAATGCCCTTCGAATGTACTTCACCTCTAACCATGATGAAAACTCATGGTATGGAACCGACACCGAATTATTTGGCAGTGCGGCGGAGTCGTTCATCGCGTTTTCGCTTGTTTTCCGCAGCGTGCCGCTGATCTATGGGGGACAGGAAACCGGATTGAATCACAGACTGAAATTCTTTGATAAAGACTCGATCGTGTGGCAGACTCATCCATTGGCGAACCGTTATCGCGCGCTGCTTCGCACAAAACGATACAACAGTGCACTATGGAACGGCGCAGTGGGCGCAAGCCTGGTTCGGCTGGCAACATCCGATGATCAAAATGTTTTCGCGTTCGTTCGTCAAAAAGGTGCAGACAAAGTGTGCGGCATATTTAATGTTTCAAATTCCCAAAGAACAGTCACCGTGAGTGCGGAGAGTTATTCCGACACGTATCACGATATCTTCAATGATTCAGCAAAGACAGTGACCCAAAATTATTCAATCACGTTGCCGGCGTGGGGATATGCTGTCTACGAAAAGAGAGGAAGTACGGAAGGTGCTGCCGCGGACAATATTCGTCCGACAAAATTCAGTGTCTCGCAAAATTATCCTAACCCCTTCAACCCTTCAACACGCATTCTGTATTCGTTGCCGGAAGAAAGCCGCGTGACGCTCACAATTTTCAACTCGCTCGGGATTGCCGTGGCAAATCTTGTGAATAAAATCCAGCAGCCCGGTGAGCACACCGTTGTGTGGAATACGCACCTTGCGTCAGGCGTATATTTTTATCGGATGGAAATGGTGCCTGTTTATGGGCAGGATAACCGGTTTATGGAAGTAAAAAGAATGCTGCATCTGAAATAA
- a CDS encoding mobile mystery protein B, which yields MGLNLTYDPGQTPLTPEELDELKIKSIATRGELDELEQQNIEKAFEWLMGRSLSVDKILSEEFIFDLHKRMLGDVWSWAGIQRKSNKNIGVDWTQIRTELRALIVDTKYWIEHHVFSEDEIAIRFKYRLVSIHCFPNGNGRHSRLMADIIIEKIYGGELFTWGSGNLIQKGQTRSNYLTALKTGDVNSIDELLKFARS from the coding sequence ATGGGATTAAATCTAACTTACGATCCCGGTCAAACTCCATTAACGCCAGAGGAATTAGATGAACTAAAAATAAAATCGATTGCAACCAGAGGAGAGCTTGATGAATTAGAACAACAGAATATTGAAAAAGCTTTCGAGTGGTTGATGGGCAGAAGTTTATCAGTAGATAAAATTCTTTCTGAAGAATTCATTTTCGATCTTCACAAAAGGATGCTGGGCGACGTCTGGTCTTGGGCAGGAATACAAAGAAAATCCAATAAAAATATTGGTGTGGATTGGACACAGATTCGGACCGAGCTGAGAGCTTTGATAGTTGACACAAAATACTGGATTGAACATCATGTATTTTCAGAAGATGAAATTGCAATAAGGTTTAAATATCGACTTGTTTCGATACATTGTTTTCCCAATGGGAATGGCAGGCATTCAAGGCTTATGGCAGATATCATTATAGAAAAAATATATGGAGGAGAACTGTTCACATGGGGTAGTGGTAATCTCATCCAAAAAGGGCAAACTCGATCCAATTATCTTACTGCACTTAAGACAGGAGATGTTAATTCTATAGATGAACTACTAAAATTTGCGCGCTCTTAA
- a CDS encoding mobile mystery protein A, translating into MNNQKRLIIKQLDSKIRKFRNIKEPFAPPNGWLLAIRTALGMPRRSVAKRLQISEPTLQGIEKREVEGNITLKTLRETAAAMDLELVYGFVPREGSLQNYIRKKTYEVAKHIVLRTAHTMALEDQAISDNRTKAAIKEKAKELELKLPSFLWD; encoded by the coding sequence ATGAATAACCAAAAACGTTTGATTATAAAGCAATTAGATAGCAAAATACGAAAATTTCGTAATATAAAAGAACCATTTGCACCACCAAACGGATGGTTACTTGCTATTAGAACTGCCCTTGGCATGCCGAGAAGATCCGTTGCCAAAAGACTCCAAATCAGTGAACCGACGCTCCAAGGTATCGAGAAGCGAGAGGTCGAAGGTAATATCACTTTAAAAACATTACGCGAGACAGCGGCTGCTATGGATCTTGAATTGGTATATGGATTTGTGCCAAGAGAAGGATCTCTCCAAAACTACATACGAAAAAAAACTTATGAAGTAGCTAAGCATATCGTTCTTAGAACAGCGCACACTATGGCATTAGAAGATCAGGCAATTTCAGACAATAGAACCAAAGCTGCTATTAAAGAAAAAGCCAAAGAACTGGAATTAAAACTGCCGAGTTTCTTATGGGATTAA
- the ftcD gene encoding glutamate formimidoyltransferase gives MKKLIECVPNFSEGRNMAIIKQITSQIERVDGVRLLDVDPGKATNRTVVTFVGEPEAVLEAAFQAVKKASEIIDMRNHTGEHPRMGATDVCPLIPISGITMEETVVYARRLAERIGKELSIPVYCYEYAAYTEERRNLANCRAGEYEGLQKKLSDPEWKPDFGPVAFNATAGATAVGARDFLIAYNINLNTTSVRRANAIAFDIREKGRPKREGNQIAGKILKNEKGEDLYIPGTLKAVKAIGWYIEEYGIAQISINLTNINITPVHIAFEEASKKALERGIRVTGSELIGLIPLQAMLDAGKYFLKKQQRSVGIAEEEIIKIAIKSLGLDDLKPFNPKEKIIEYLLEDNSKKKLIDYTCKGFANETASESPAPGGGSISAYIGALGASLGTMVANLSSHKAGWDERWEEFSTWAERGQAIKDKLLFLVDEDTNAFNAIMDSYKLPRSTDAEKKLRSEAITTATRYAIEIPFQVMETSYASMELIKAMAEKGNPNSVSDAGVGALCARSAVMGAFLNVKINAAGVKESDFVKEKLHKGAELESKAMALEKEILEIVNSKIQ, from the coding sequence ATGAAAAAATTAATCGAATGTGTTCCGAATTTCAGCGAAGGACGGAACATGGCTATCATAAAACAGATCACTTCTCAGATTGAACGAGTTGACGGTGTCCGGCTGCTTGATGTGGACCCCGGAAAGGCTACCAACAGAACAGTGGTAACGTTTGTCGGTGAACCTGAGGCAGTTCTTGAAGCTGCATTTCAGGCGGTAAAGAAAGCTTCTGAAATTATTGACATGAGAAATCATACCGGTGAACACCCCCGCATGGGCGCGACCGATGTCTGCCCACTCATTCCGATTTCCGGAATTACAATGGAAGAAACAGTTGTGTACGCACGACGCCTGGCAGAACGCATTGGAAAGGAACTTTCCATTCCCGTGTATTGCTATGAGTACGCTGCCTATACCGAGGAGCGAAGAAATCTTGCGAACTGCCGCGCAGGAGAATATGAAGGGCTTCAAAAGAAATTGTCCGACCCGGAATGGAAACCCGACTTTGGTCCTGTTGCATTTAATGCTACAGCAGGAGCAACTGCCGTCGGCGCTAGGGATTTTTTGATCGCCTATAATATAAACCTGAATACAACATCTGTGCGAAGAGCAAATGCAATTGCGTTTGATATTAGAGAAAAGGGGCGTCCGAAAAGAGAAGGCAACCAGATCGCAGGCAAAATCCTTAAAAATGAAAAAGGGGAAGATCTGTACATTCCCGGCACGTTGAAAGCGGTGAAGGCCATCGGATGGTACATTGAAGAATACGGTATTGCACAAATTTCAATAAATCTTACCAATATCAACATCACTCCTGTTCACATTGCATTTGAAGAGGCATCTAAAAAGGCATTGGAACGGGGAATACGGGTCACCGGTTCTGAATTGATTGGATTGATACCCTTACAGGCCATGCTCGATGCAGGAAAATATTTTTTGAAAAAACAGCAGCGTTCGGTCGGTATCGCAGAGGAAGAAATAATAAAAATAGCAATAAAATCGCTTGGCCTCGATGATCTCAAACCGTTCAATCCAAAAGAAAAGATCATAGAATATCTGCTAGAAGACAATTCAAAAAAGAAATTGATCGACTACACCTGCAAGGGATTCGCAAACGAAACAGCATCAGAATCACCCGCTCCGGGAGGCGGATCAATTTCTGCATACATCGGCGCACTGGGAGCGTCGCTGGGAACGATGGTGGCAAACTTATCGTCCCACAAAGCCGGCTGGGATGAACGGTGGGAGGAATTTTCCACTTGGGCAGAAAGGGGTCAGGCGATCAAGGACAAGCTGTTGTTCCTGGTTGATGAAGACACCAATGCATTCAATGCAATCATGGATTCGTACAAACTTCCAAGATCAACAGACGCAGAAAAAAAATTACGGTCTGAGGCGATTACTACAGCAACACGATATGCGATTGAAATCCCCTTCCAGGTCATGGAGACATCGTATGCATCAATGGAGCTGATAAAGGCAATGGCGGAAAAAGGAAACCCGAATTCGGTCAGTGATGCGGGGGTCGGTGCGTTGTGTGCGCGGTCCGCCGTGATGGGTGCATTTTTGAATGTGAAGATCAATGCTGCAGGGGTGAAGGAATCTGATTTTGTAAAAGAAAAACTTCACAAAGGTGCAGAGTTGGAGAGCAAGGCAATGGCACTCGAAAAAGAAATTCTCGAGATCGTTAATAGTAAAATTCAATAG
- a CDS encoding ATP-dependent Clp protease ATP-binding subunit, translated as MEGNFSNRVQDVIRLSREEALRLGHDYIGTEHLLLGIIREGEGIAVKILRNLGCDLYKLKKAVEDTVRTSGGTLTIGNIPLTKQAEKVLKITYLEAKLYKSDVIGTEHLLLSLLRDDDNIAAQIMHQFEVHYDKVRAELDNIISGKPSQPPAPGGQPQEKKQEKSKTPVLDNFGRDLTKLAAESKLDPVVGREKEIERVAQVLSRRKKNNPVLIGEPGVGKTAIAEGLALRIINKKVSRVLHDKRVVTLDLAALVAGTKYRGQFEERMKAVMNELEKARDVILFIDELHTIVGAGGASGSLDASNMFKPALSRGELQCIGATTLDEYRQFIEKDGALDRRFQKIMIDPASVDDTIQILANIKDKYEQHHGVRYTEKAIISAVKLSDRYITDRNLPDKAIDVMDEAGARVHLANIVVPQEILKLEEEIEKIKLSKNSVVKSQNFEEAARLRDLEKKLLSDLEIAKREWELKSQSLIFDVTEDHMSDVVAMMTSIPVNKIAEGETQKLLKMDSALKNIIIGQDEAIEKLTKAIRRTRAGLKDPKRPIGSFIFLGPTGVGKTELAKSLARYLFDSDESLIRVDMSEYMEKFSVSRLVGAPPGYVGYEEGGQLTEKVRRKPYSVVLLDEIEKAHPDVFNILLQVLDDGILTDSLGRKVDFKNVILIMTSNIGARDIKVTKGFGFGDEAIGDKYKHMKDTIDEAVKRVFNPEFLNRIDDTIVFHQLNKEDITKIIDLQVKELFKRMSTMNISIELTKQAKEFLAEKGYDQLYGARPLRRALQKYVEDPVAEEILKGTFGEGSIIKVKMNKKKDDLTFTSGTQSDDSGEAPEELKQEGVA; from the coding sequence ATGGAAGGAAATTTTTCAAATCGTGTTCAGGATGTCATCCGACTCAGCCGCGAAGAAGCGCTCCGGCTCGGTCATGATTATATCGGCACAGAACATTTACTCCTCGGAATCATCCGTGAAGGTGAGGGCATTGCCGTAAAGATCCTCCGCAACCTTGGCTGCGATCTTTATAAACTAAAAAAAGCGGTCGAAGATACTGTCCGCACTTCTGGCGGAACGCTGACCATCGGAAATATTCCTCTTACAAAACAGGCTGAAAAGGTTCTAAAGATCACCTATCTGGAAGCGAAACTCTATAAATCCGATGTCATCGGAACGGAACATCTTCTCCTCTCTTTATTAAGGGATGACGATAATATCGCCGCTCAAATCATGCATCAATTTGAAGTGCATTACGATAAAGTCCGCGCAGAACTTGACAATATTATCAGCGGAAAACCGTCGCAGCCACCGGCTCCAGGCGGACAGCCGCAAGAAAAGAAACAGGAAAAATCTAAAACTCCGGTGCTCGATAATTTCGGCCGTGACCTGACAAAGCTTGCAGCAGAATCAAAACTTGATCCCGTTGTTGGACGGGAAAAAGAAATCGAACGTGTGGCGCAAGTTCTTTCGCGCCGCAAAAAGAATAATCCCGTACTCATCGGCGAACCCGGTGTAGGAAAGACTGCCATCGCTGAAGGTCTCGCACTTCGGATTATTAATAAAAAAGTTTCTCGCGTACTTCACGACAAACGCGTTGTCACACTTGATCTTGCCGCACTCGTTGCGGGAACAAAATACCGCGGACAATTTGAAGAACGAATGAAAGCGGTGATGAATGAATTGGAAAAAGCAAGAGACGTTATCCTTTTCATCGACGAACTTCACACCATCGTTGGTGCGGGCGGAGCATCCGGCTCGCTTGATGCATCGAATATGTTTAAGCCGGCATTGTCGCGCGGAGAACTGCAATGTATCGGTGCTACCACGCTGGATGAGTATCGTCAGTTTATCGAAAAGGATGGTGCACTCGATCGCCGGTTCCAAAAAATTATGATTGATCCCGCAAGTGTTGATGATACCATTCAGATTCTGGCAAATATCAAAGACAAATATGAACAGCACCACGGAGTTCGTTATACCGAGAAGGCAATTATCTCCGCCGTAAAATTAAGCGACCGGTATATTACCGATCGTAATCTTCCGGACAAAGCGATCGACGTTATGGATGAAGCCGGCGCGCGTGTCCATTTGGCGAACATTGTCGTTCCGCAGGAAATTTTGAAATTGGAAGAAGAGATCGAAAAGATTAAACTCTCCAAAAATAGCGTGGTGAAAAGTCAAAATTTTGAAGAAGCCGCTCGACTTCGCGATCTGGAAAAGAAATTATTAAGCGATCTGGAAATTGCAAAGCGAGAATGGGAATTAAAATCGCAGTCGTTAATATTCGATGTGACGGAAGACCACATGTCTGACGTTGTTGCGATGATGACAAGCATTCCTGTCAACAAGATTGCCGAAGGCGAAACACAAAAATTGCTCAAGATGGATTCTGCGTTGAAGAATATCATCATCGGCCAGGACGAAGCGATTGAAAAACTGACGAAAGCAATTCGCCGCACTCGCGCGGGATTGAAGGATCCGAAACGTCCTATTGGTTCGTTCATTTTTCTTGGACCAACCGGCGTTGGAAAGACTGAGTTGGCAAAATCACTCGCACGGTATCTGTTTGATTCGGATGAATCGCTGATTCGCGTTGATATGAGCGAGTATATGGAAAAATTCTCTGTTTCACGACTCGTTGGCGCTCCTCCCGGTTATGTGGGATACGAAGAAGGAGGCCAACTGACCGAGAAAGTCCGCAGAAAACCGTATTCGGTTGTTTTGCTGGATGAAATTGAAAAAGCTCACCCCGATGTATTCAACATATTGCTTCAGGTATTGGATGATGGTATCCTTACTGACTCGCTCGGAAGAAAAGTCGATTTTAAAAATGTCATTCTCATTATGACATCAAATATCGGTGCACGGGATATTAAAGTAACAAAAGGATTCGGTTTCGGCGATGAAGCGATTGGGGACAAATACAAACATATGAAGGATACTATCGACGAAGCAGTAAAGCGTGTCTTCAATCCGGAATTTTTAAACCGCATCGACGACACTATCGTCTTCCATCAACTGAATAAAGAAGATATCACCAAGATCATTGATCTCCAGGTGAAAGAACTCTTCAAACGGATGAGCACGATGAACATCTCCATCGAATTGACCAAACAAGCAAAAGAATTTCTTGCCGAAAAAGGATACGACCAACTCTATGGCGCACGTCCGTTGCGGCGCGCATTACAGAAATATGTTGAAGACCCGGTCGCAGAGGAAATCTTAAAGGGGACATTCGGTGAAGGTAGCATCATCAAAGTAAAAATGAACAAGAAAAAAGATGATCTCACATTCACTTCTGGAACACAATCTGATGACAGCGGCGAAGCACCGGAAGAATTAAAACAGGAAGGTGTAGCGTAA
- a CDS encoding DinB family protein, producing MNIADFKTLFEFNSWANARTLQAVDTLPEEQLYVDLKNSFGSIHGTLVHLCGAEDIWLQRMNGADPGVFMKKDVFSTYASVKTKWSDVEAGWKKYISVLTETELGRTLTFHNLKGEQVTQKVWQSLQHLVNHSTYHRGQITTMIRQSGGKPVGTDLIAFYRLQNIS from the coding sequence ATGAATATTGCTGATTTCAAAACACTTTTTGAATTCAACTCATGGGCTAATGCTCGAACGCTTCAAGCAGTCGATACACTACCTGAAGAACAGTTGTATGTTGATCTCAAAAACAGTTTTGGAAGTATTCACGGAACGCTGGTGCATCTTTGCGGTGCCGAAGATATCTGGCTGCAGCGGATGAACGGTGCAGATCCCGGAGTGTTTATGAAGAAGGATGTTTTTTCGACGTATGCATCTGTAAAGACGAAATGGAGTGATGTGGAGGCGGGATGGAAAAAATACATTTCAGTATTAACAGAAACGGAATTAGGGCGCACGTTGACATTTCATAATTTGAAGGGGGAGCAGGTAACGCAAAAAGTGTGGCAGTCATTACAGCATTTGGTGAATCATTCAACATATCATCGAGGGCAAATTACAACGATGATACGGCAGAGCGGTGGGAAACCGGTCGGTACCGACCTGATTGCATTTTATCGATTGCAGAATATAAGCTAA
- a CDS encoding type II toxin-antitoxin system RelE/ParE family toxin → MKIVWTDPAVNDLDGIQSYLTPDSTRYASILIEKIILAAENLKLFPLMGRIVPEVAEIAIREIFVHHYRIIYRTNDDLIEILAIIHQARDLSNIKENL, encoded by the coding sequence ATGAAAATAGTGTGGACAGATCCTGCAGTGAATGATTTAGATGGTATTCAATCATATCTTACTCCAGATTCGACCCGTTACGCTTCAATTCTTATTGAAAAAATAATCCTTGCCGCTGAAAACTTAAAGCTCTTTCCGTTGATGGGTAGAATAGTGCCTGAAGTTGCAGAAATTGCCATTAGAGAAATATTTGTTCATCACTATCGAATTATTTACAGAACCAACGATGATCTTATAGAAATATTGGCGATCATACATCAAGCAAGAGATCTATCAAACATAAAAGAAAACTTATGA